One Desulfobulbus oligotrophicus DNA segment encodes these proteins:
- the dut gene encoding dUTP diphosphatase — MKEVHVAFKWLEPEQSTDLSLPTYATELAAGMDVCAVLSEPVVLNPGERRLFGCGFAVAIPSGYEMQVRPRSGLATKHGITVINAPGTIDADYRGEVKVGLINLGQQPYTVQRGDRIAQLVLAPVVRAVLQSATELPATARGTGGFGHTGLGAGKEVVDSTGGRR; from the coding sequence ATGAAGGAAGTGCACGTGGCGTTTAAGTGGCTTGAACCGGAGCAAAGTACTGATCTGTCATTACCGACTTATGCCACTGAACTCGCTGCCGGAATGGATGTCTGTGCTGTTCTTTCCGAACCAGTGGTACTCAACCCGGGTGAAAGGAGATTGTTTGGTTGTGGTTTTGCGGTGGCTATTCCTTCAGGCTATGAAATGCAGGTGCGGCCCCGATCCGGCCTGGCAACCAAGCACGGAATCACGGTGATCAATGCTCCCGGTACTATTGATGCGGATTATCGGGGTGAGGTGAAGGTCGGCCTGATCAATCTTGGTCAACAGCCATATACAGTCCAACGAGGCGATCGTATTGCCCAGCTGGTCTTAGCGCCGGTGGTTCGAGCGGTTTTGCAGTCTGCAACCGAACTGCCTGCAACAGCTCGAGGAACGGGAGGATTCGGTCATACAGGTCTTGGTGCCGGAAAAGAGGTTGTCGATAGTACTGGTGGTCGTCGGTGA
- a CDS encoding uracil-DNA glycosylase has product MKEKPQEYADTEDRSGKGPVQTVTAADVDVNMLAVVAKGLRDTLRYHQLMGIETYPLSPALRQLHDPGKQSRRGTDKGIGTPDRVKIPPVVASGPEKSEVDTRLHLLQKELEACRLCSLSGSRQGIVPGRGQAGASLCVVGDYSLQEGSFSEATLFSADEDIMLWNMMKAIGLTPGAVYVTNVLKCCPNTSVQPSEQNLLLCRQHLFQEIAMVQPKVLCAMGEQAAHALIDTKASLFGLRGRLHSYRNDRSIQVMVTLHPRLLLKNASLKKAAWQDLQMVSRLLQTM; this is encoded by the coding sequence ATGAAAGAAAAGCCGCAGGAATATGCCGACACCGAAGACCGGTCAGGAAAAGGCCCGGTACAGACAGTGACAGCAGCTGATGTTGATGTCAACATGCTTGCTGTTGTCGCAAAGGGGCTTCGCGACACACTGCGCTATCACCAGCTCATGGGGATCGAAACCTACCCCCTTTCCCCTGCTCTCAGACAACTGCACGACCCCGGCAAACAGTCGAGGAGGGGGACTGACAAGGGGATCGGTACCCCTGATCGGGTAAAGATCCCACCAGTGGTTGCCTCAGGTCCGGAGAAAAGCGAAGTTGATACCCGGTTGCATCTTTTGCAAAAGGAGCTGGAAGCATGCCGGCTCTGTTCGCTGTCGGGTTCGCGTCAGGGTATCGTCCCCGGCAGAGGACAGGCAGGGGCGTCTTTGTGTGTAGTCGGCGATTACTCATTGCAGGAAGGTTCCTTTTCCGAGGCGACTCTCTTTAGTGCTGATGAAGATATCATGCTGTGGAACATGATGAAGGCCATTGGACTGACTCCGGGTGCAGTGTATGTGACCAATGTGCTGAAATGCTGTCCCAACACGTCTGTACAACCATCCGAGCAGAATCTGTTGCTCTGCCGTCAGCATCTGTTCCAGGAGATCGCAATGGTTCAGCCGAAGGTCCTGTGTGCCATGGGAGAACAGGCGGCTCATGCCCTGATTGACACCAAAGCATCACTTTTTGGTTTGCGTGGACGATTGCATTCCTATCGGAACGATCGATCGATACAGGTCATGGTCACATTGCATCCACGATTGCTTCTGAAAAATGCTTCCCTGAAAAAAGCGGCCTGGCAGGATCTGCAGATGGTGAGTCGTCTGCTGCAGACGATGTGA
- a CDS encoding MBL fold metallo-hydrolase, with protein sequence MKFSVLGSGSRGNCTVVEAGSTRLLIDAGFSGKEIDRRLNMVGIDARSLTAIIVTHEHDDHIRGIGVLARRFNIPIYANAATHRAAAPKINHLPIAREFGVGESFTINEFSVHPFAVSHDAVDPVGFIISDGRRQLGYCTDTGMVTRLIQHHLQQCQAVILEANHDVEMLRNGPYPLLLQQRVLSNQGHLANETSLALASLLAKEQLQLLVLAHLSEINNHPDVVRRVAHHYLSADPTISVTLSRQEQPLPLVSLGS encoded by the coding sequence GTGAAATTTTCTGTTCTCGGCAGCGGCAGCAGAGGAAACTGCACTGTGGTGGAGGCCGGTTCCACCCGATTGCTTATTGATGCCGGTTTCAGCGGCAAGGAGATAGATCGCCGGTTGAACATGGTGGGCATTGATGCGAGATCTTTGACGGCCATTATAGTGACGCATGAACATGATGACCATATCAGGGGGATTGGTGTCTTGGCACGAAGATTCAATATACCGATCTATGCCAATGCGGCAACCCACCGGGCTGCGGCACCTAAAATCAATCATCTTCCGATAGCCCGGGAGTTCGGAGTCGGTGAATCTTTTACCATCAACGAATTTTCTGTTCATCCCTTTGCCGTTTCCCACGATGCAGTTGATCCGGTGGGGTTTATCATCAGCGATGGTCGCCGGCAACTTGGATACTGTACAGATACCGGCATGGTCACCCGTTTGATTCAGCACCATCTTCAGCAGTGCCAGGCGGTTATTCTGGAGGCAAATCATGATGTTGAGATGCTGAGAAACGGGCCGTATCCCCTGTTGCTGCAGCAGCGTGTTCTTTCCAACCAGGGGCATTTAGCCAACGAAACCTCGTTAGCCCTGGCTTCATTGCTGGCAAAGGAGCAATTGCAACTTCTGGTACTGGCTCATTTAAGTGAAATAAACAATCACCCTGATGTGGTGCGTCGGGTTGCGCACCACTACCTGTCGGCTGACCCTACCATATCGGTCACGCTTTCAAGGCAGGAGCAGCCGCTGCCGCTTGTATCTTTAGGTTCTTGA
- a CDS encoding DUF523 domain-containing protein gives MKQMEKCLVSACLTGLCTRYDGQSKTHTGCLQLLAKYHWVPVCPEQLGGLSTPRPPANLINGDGHDVLAGICRVVDQHRVDRTDAFLRGAFMTLAIAQAQGIRLCFFKSGSPSCGYAPVIGVTAALLQSRGIQIIPF, from the coding sequence ATGAAACAGATGGAAAAATGTCTGGTTAGCGCCTGTCTCACCGGACTCTGTACCCGATATGACGGTCAGAGTAAAACCCATACAGGTTGTTTACAGCTTCTGGCCAAATATCACTGGGTTCCGGTCTGCCCGGAACAGTTAGGTGGTCTTTCCACCCCTCGTCCTCCCGCAAACCTGATAAACGGTGACGGCCATGACGTTCTTGCCGGAATCTGCCGTGTCGTTGATCAGCACCGCGTCGACCGCACAGACGCCTTTCTGCGTGGCGCCTTTATGACCCTGGCCATTGCTCAGGCACAGGGTATCCGTCTTTGTTTCTTTAAATCAGGCAGCCCATCGTGCGGATACGCGCCTGTCATCGGTGTAACCGCTGCCTTGCTTCAAAGCCGCGGTATACAGATTATCCCTTTTTAG
- the rpsO gene encoding 30S ribosomal protein S15: MAQTTEKKKELIEQFKTHENDTGSCEVQIALLTDRILYLTEHFKTHTKDHHSRRGLLKLVGQRRNLLKYLQKKDVDKYRTLIQQLGIRK, translated from the coding sequence ATGGCACAAACAACGGAGAAGAAAAAAGAACTGATTGAACAATTTAAAACCCATGAGAACGATACAGGGTCCTGTGAAGTGCAGATTGCACTTTTGACAGACCGTATCCTCTATCTCACCGAACATTTCAAAACACATACCAAAGATCACCACTCTCGACGCGGACTGTTGAAACTCGTTGGTCAGCGTCGCAATTTACTTAAATATTTGCAGAAGAAGGATGTTGACAAGTATCGAACTCTGATTCAGCAGCTCGGTATTCGCAAGTAA
- a CDS encoding FtsB family cell division protein: MALRKQKINRQQNKKVIWILGGILLFFLLLWVVFAPGRGLFAYLKLRQEIVRLTEENRRLEIRNVELSEDINRLRTDEQYLEGVARQKYGLLKKDETVFDFAPPKKKK; the protein is encoded by the coding sequence ATGGCGTTGCGTAAACAAAAAATCAACAGGCAGCAAAACAAGAAGGTGATCTGGATTCTTGGCGGCATTCTGCTCTTTTTTCTTCTGCTCTGGGTTGTGTTTGCTCCGGGGCGCGGCTTGTTTGCTTACCTGAAGCTGCGTCAGGAGATTGTCAGGTTGACTGAAGAGAACAGGCGACTTGAGATACGTAATGTCGAGTTGTCTGAGGATATCAACCGGTTGCGTACGGATGAGCAGTATCTGGAAGGGGTGGCTCGTCAGAAGTACGGTCTTTTGAAAAAGGATGAAACCGTGTTTGACTTTGCACCGCCAAAGAAAAAAAAATAG
- the serS gene encoding serine--tRNA ligase: MLELRFVREHLDLVRQKSMLRGVDPQLIDQFMLTDQRRLAALAEVEALKNRRNTVSKTIASLKQSGDHLQAEAMIVEMRAVSDHIKELDTSLVQIEEELQALVLSIPNLCDDTVPPGKSEQDNLEIKRWGTIPTFSFPPRPHWEIGELLGILDFETAAKLAGARFALLRGFGSRLSRALINLFLDLHTQRHGYTEVLPPFMVNTKTMTGTGQLPKFQEDLFKLDGWDLWLIPTAEVPVTNIHADTTLDEADLPLKYTAYTPCFRSEAGSYGKDTRGLIRQHQFEKVELVKFTTPEQSWHELEQLLADAEAVLQLLELPYRVVTLCTGDLGFSAAKTYDIEVWLPGQNCYREISSCSNFLDFQARRAGIRYRPKGEKKSRLVHTLNGSGLAVGRTLLAILENYQNPDGTVRLPPALEPYFTQRF; encoded by the coding sequence ATGTTAGAATTACGTTTTGTTAGAGAACATCTGGATCTGGTCCGTCAAAAAAGTATGTTGAGAGGCGTTGATCCCCAGCTCATCGACCAGTTTATGCTCACAGATCAACGTCGACTCGCCGCCCTTGCCGAAGTAGAAGCGCTCAAAAACCGCCGCAACACGGTTTCAAAAACCATCGCCTCTCTGAAGCAGTCGGGTGATCACCTTCAGGCTGAAGCCATGATCGTTGAGATGCGTGCAGTGTCCGACCACATCAAAGAACTGGACACCAGCCTTGTGCAGATCGAAGAGGAGCTCCAGGCTCTTGTTCTGTCCATCCCCAACCTCTGCGATGACACCGTGCCTCCGGGGAAGAGTGAGCAGGATAATCTCGAAATCAAACGATGGGGAACCATACCAACCTTTTCTTTCCCACCACGGCCACACTGGGAAATCGGTGAACTGCTTGGTATTCTTGATTTTGAAACTGCCGCCAAACTTGCCGGTGCCCGTTTTGCACTGCTCAGGGGCTTCGGTTCCAGACTGTCACGGGCTCTGATCAACCTCTTCCTCGATCTCCACACCCAACGTCATGGATACACCGAAGTTCTCCCTCCGTTCATGGTGAACACCAAAACCATGACCGGCACAGGTCAGCTGCCGAAATTCCAGGAAGATCTGTTCAAACTGGACGGTTGGGATCTCTGGCTGATCCCGACGGCCGAGGTACCGGTCACCAACATCCATGCCGATACAACGCTTGACGAAGCCGACCTGCCACTCAAATACACTGCCTATACGCCCTGTTTTCGTTCAGAAGCCGGCTCGTACGGCAAAGACACCCGCGGCCTGATTCGTCAGCATCAGTTTGAAAAGGTGGAACTGGTCAAGTTCACCACACCCGAGCAATCCTGGCATGAACTGGAGCAGTTACTTGCCGACGCTGAAGCTGTCCTGCAGCTGTTGGAACTACCGTACCGTGTTGTCACTCTCTGTACAGGTGATCTGGGATTCTCTGCAGCTAAAACCTATGACATTGAAGTCTGGTTACCCGGACAAAACTGCTATCGTGAAATATCTTCCTGCTCTAATTTTCTCGATTTTCAAGCCCGTCGGGCAGGCATCCGATATCGGCCCAAAGGAGAAAAGAAAAGCCGGCTGGTTCATACGTTGAATGGTTCCGGCTTGGCGGTGGGCCGTACTCTGCTGGCTATCCTGGAGAACTACCAGAATCCGGACGGCACGGTCCGCCTCCCCCCGGCGCTGGAACCTTACTTTACGCAACGTTTCTGA
- a CDS encoding D-alanine--D-alanine ligase family protein has product MAQIRLALIAGGTSAERDVSLRGAAGVEKALDPQKYKVVRYDPATDLARIAQDAASIDVAFLLLHGINGEDGTIQGFLDLLGVPYQGAGVLGSALAMDKNLAKVLYQLNGLPVAPWIMLESGDLDDPGRIIAEVGLPCVVKPVRQGSSVGMSIVRDVENLSAALRLALEHDNEVMVEKYVQGRELTVGVLGTTDVQALPLVEIIPSAQYEFFNYEAKYKPGASTEICPAEVSDKIRQKAQDYAVRAHRALHLRCYSRTDMILAGDELYLLETNTIPGMTPTSLLPQAAAAAGYSFSDLLDRLIELALEPPAKPV; this is encoded by the coding sequence ATGGCACAGATTCGATTGGCGTTGATCGCTGGAGGAACATCTGCTGAACGTGACGTTTCGCTTCGTGGAGCTGCTGGTGTGGAAAAGGCCCTGGATCCTCAGAAATATAAGGTTGTCCGTTACGATCCGGCCACTGACCTTGCTCGCATAGCTCAGGATGCCGCTTCCATCGACGTTGCCTTTTTGCTTCTGCATGGTATCAACGGAGAAGATGGTACGATTCAGGGATTTCTTGATCTGCTGGGTGTCCCCTATCAGGGGGCAGGCGTACTGGGGAGTGCCCTGGCCATGGATAAGAATTTGGCCAAAGTCCTGTATCAGCTCAACGGGTTGCCGGTGGCGCCTTGGATCATGCTGGAGTCCGGTGACCTGGATGATCCCGGCCGGATTATAGCTGAGGTTGGGCTTCCCTGCGTGGTAAAGCCAGTGCGACAGGGATCTTCCGTGGGGATGTCGATTGTCAGGGATGTGGAGAATCTTTCGGCAGCGTTGCGCTTAGCCCTGGAGCATGACAATGAAGTCATGGTTGAGAAATATGTGCAAGGTCGCGAGTTAACGGTGGGAGTGCTTGGTACAACCGATGTGCAGGCCCTGCCGCTGGTTGAAATTATTCCCTCGGCTCAGTATGAGTTTTTTAACTATGAGGCCAAATATAAACCAGGAGCCAGCACAGAGATCTGTCCGGCCGAGGTGAGTGACAAGATACGGCAAAAAGCTCAGGACTATGCGGTACGCGCCCACCGTGCTCTGCACCTGCGCTGTTACAGTCGCACCGACATGATTCTTGCTGGTGATGAACTCTACCTGTTGGAGACAAATACAATTCCGGGTATGACGCCCACCAGTCTTCTGCCTCAGGCTGCCGCGGCTGCCGGTTATTCTTTCAGTGATCTGCTGGATCGTTTAATCGAGCTTGCCCTGGAACCTCCGGCTAAACCGGTGTGA
- the truB gene encoding tRNA pseudouridine(55) synthase TruB — protein MFLVDKPVGLTSFALVRRIRWLLGIKKVGHAGTLDPFASGLLIVCAGREATRQINQLMAGRKTYLACLQLGAETSTLDPEGTINATCPVPHLDQTAVQACLKSYIGPQFQVPPPFSAAKHKGKPLYAYARRGILIQKEAKPIEVYRLDYLAYDAVSHQLTVLVECSPGTYIRVLAADIGRSLGCGAYLESLRRTRSGPFTVEESLSGKILLEENGLQLLCSNRRSIDEVLETIGQPSLCTCNS, from the coding sequence GTGTTTCTGGTTGACAAGCCGGTGGGATTAACCTCCTTTGCTCTTGTCCGCCGGATTCGTTGGCTGCTTGGTATAAAAAAAGTGGGGCATGCCGGAACATTGGATCCTTTTGCCTCCGGTCTCCTCATCGTTTGTGCGGGGCGGGAAGCTACCAGGCAAATAAATCAACTTATGGCAGGACGAAAAACATACCTGGCCTGTCTTCAGTTGGGTGCAGAAACATCCACCCTGGATCCCGAGGGAACGATCAATGCCACCTGTCCGGTTCCTCACCTTGACCAGACTGCTGTTCAGGCATGTCTTAAAAGTTATATCGGTCCTCAATTCCAGGTGCCACCGCCTTTTTCTGCAGCAAAACACAAGGGCAAACCGTTATATGCCTACGCCCGTCGGGGCATACTGATTCAAAAAGAGGCCAAACCCATCGAAGTCTATCGTCTGGATTACCTGGCGTACGATGCAGTGTCCCACCAGTTGACTGTTCTTGTTGAGTGCAGCCCGGGAACCTATATCAGGGTGCTGGCAGCGGATATTGGTCGATCCCTGGGGTGTGGTGCTTATCTGGAGAGTTTACGGCGCACCCGGAGTGGGCCCTTTACAGTTGAGGAGAGTCTGTCCGGAAAGATCTTATTGGAAGAGAATGGTCTGCAACTGTTATGCAGCAACCGACGAAGTATTGATGAGGTATTGGAGACCATCGGGCAGCCGTCTCTTTGTACTTGCAACAGTTGA
- the tatC gene encoding twin-arginine translocase subunit TatC, protein MTGSLKSFALVLLELRRFVKLLAGTIAMTTLVFFFVSSRLLTGAQDFLGQKLYFFSVAGPFLAHVNVAFFGALYVLMPLCMYVLWKAVSRPFKISKKQLFWFVATTCVLFYGGTIFCTAVTLPFGIQFLLSYQSEELLAYISVGHFVKFVILFIFAFGLIFELPVFMLFTAQVGMIGRATYEKYRRYAVLVIAILAAVLTPTPDVVNMALMGVPLYFLYESGILLIRLAGAEKKETNVRPKQ, encoded by the coding sequence ATGACAGGATCACTTAAATCATTTGCCCTTGTTCTGCTCGAGTTGCGTCGTTTTGTCAAGCTGCTGGCCGGAACGATTGCCATGACGACCCTGGTTTTTTTCTTTGTTTCCAGTCGTCTGTTAACAGGGGCTCAAGACTTTCTCGGTCAGAAATTATATTTTTTCTCCGTTGCCGGACCCTTTCTTGCGCATGTTAACGTTGCCTTTTTTGGGGCGCTCTATGTGCTTATGCCGTTGTGTATGTATGTGTTGTGGAAAGCCGTCAGCAGACCATTTAAAATTTCAAAAAAACAGCTGTTCTGGTTTGTGGCTACCACCTGTGTTCTCTTTTATGGGGGGACGATATTCTGTACAGCTGTGACCCTACCCTTTGGCATTCAGTTTCTCCTCAGCTATCAATCAGAAGAGCTGCTCGCCTATATTTCAGTCGGTCATTTTGTCAAGTTTGTTATCCTGTTTATTTTTGCATTCGGCCTCATCTTCGAATTACCGGTATTCATGCTTTTTACCGCCCAGGTCGGTATGATCGGCCGTGCTACATATGAAAAATACAGGCGGTATGCCGTGCTGGTGATTGCGATCCTTGCAGCAGTGCTCACCCCGACTCCGGATGTTGTCAATATGGCTCTCATGGGTGTACCGCTTTATTTTCTTTATGAATCCGGTATTCTTTTGATCCGCCTGGCCGGGGCTGAGAAAAAAGAAACGAACGTTAGGCCGAAGCAGTGA
- the rpsU gene encoding 30S ribosomal protein S21, whose product MEVEVRGDLEYAIRQLKKKLQIDGIKRELKRREYYEKPSVKKRRKAAEALRKLRKFNRLRNRS is encoded by the coding sequence ATCGAAGTAGAAGTCAGAGGTGACCTTGAATACGCGATCAGGCAGTTAAAGAAAAAACTGCAGATCGACGGTATTAAACGTGAGCTGAAAAGGCGTGAATACTACGAAAAACCCAGCGTAAAGAAACGCCGTAAAGCAGCGGAAGCCCTGCGAAAACTTCGAAAGTTCAACCGCTTGAGAAATCGATCTTAA
- the pnp gene encoding polyribonucleotide nucleotidyltransferase, producing the protein MMHTVAIDIGGHNISMETGKMAKQTNGSVMVSNGDTKVLVTVVAETEPRGMGFLPLTIEYQERMYAAGRIPGSYFRREIGRPSEKEVLTCRLIDRPLRPLFPEGYDCETQLIATVFSADQNFDPDVLAMNGASAALLISDIPFGGPVGAARVGYVDGQYVLNPSKKQLERSQLNLVVAGTKTNVVMVEGKASELSEDIVLEGIFFAHAGIQPLIELQLELQRRAGKSKRVVVAPQVNAVLKEQVETLAASGMEEVLSIAEKVARSDRYSQLKAEVLAQLDPELYESVGQVHEILDDFRKRMMRSRIVTKGERLDRRSFEEVRPISCEVGILPRAHGSALFTRGETQALVICTLGSERDEQHLEGLGGDVFRRFMLHYNFPPFCVGEVRPLRGPSRRDIGHGTLARRGVEAVLPANDAFPYTLRVVSEVLESNGSSSMATVCGSSLALMDAGVPVRTPVSGVAMGLIKEGDQVVVLTDIIGDEDHLGDMDFKVVGTSDGITGLQMDIKIDGVDRQIMSQALTQAKNGRIHILEKMEEALSSPRATVSEHAPKYITMKIDPDKIRDIIGPGGKIIREMTAEFDSKIDVEDDGTVKIFSNNVETANALVKRIQQITAVPEVGKIYEGEVRTIKEFGAFVQILPGTDGMVHISELANERVKNVTDVVKEGDIIKVKVLEIDNRGRIRLSRKAVLAEDNE; encoded by the coding sequence ATGATGCATACAGTAGCAATCGATATCGGCGGGCACAACATATCAATGGAAACCGGTAAAATGGCCAAGCAGACAAATGGCTCAGTAATGGTTTCCAATGGCGACACCAAGGTGCTGGTCACAGTTGTTGCTGAAACTGAACCCAGGGGTATGGGATTCTTACCACTGACTATTGAATATCAAGAGCGGATGTATGCGGCCGGGCGCATTCCCGGTAGTTATTTTCGCCGGGAAATCGGTCGACCGAGTGAAAAAGAGGTGTTGACCTGTCGTCTGATAGATCGGCCTTTACGACCACTTTTTCCGGAAGGGTATGACTGTGAAACCCAATTGATTGCCACGGTTTTTTCCGCAGATCAGAATTTTGATCCGGATGTGTTGGCCATGAACGGGGCTTCCGCTGCCCTGCTTATCTCCGATATCCCATTTGGAGGACCGGTTGGAGCTGCCCGGGTCGGCTATGTTGACGGCCAGTACGTGCTTAATCCGAGCAAGAAGCAATTGGAACGCTCGCAACTGAATCTGGTCGTTGCCGGTACAAAGACCAATGTGGTGATGGTTGAGGGCAAGGCGAGTGAGCTGTCCGAGGACATTGTACTTGAAGGTATCTTTTTTGCCCATGCCGGTATTCAGCCCCTTATTGAACTGCAACTCGAACTTCAACGGCGGGCGGGTAAAAGTAAACGGGTCGTTGTGGCCCCGCAGGTCAATGCAGTTCTTAAAGAGCAGGTTGAGACCCTGGCTGCTTCTGGAATGGAAGAGGTGCTGAGTATTGCAGAAAAGGTGGCTCGTTCTGATCGGTACAGCCAGCTGAAGGCAGAGGTCCTTGCTCAGCTTGATCCGGAGTTGTACGAGTCTGTTGGTCAGGTTCATGAAATTTTAGATGATTTTAGAAAAAGGATGATGCGAAGCCGTATTGTCACGAAAGGCGAGCGACTGGATAGACGTTCTTTTGAGGAAGTTCGACCGATCAGTTGTGAAGTGGGGATCCTTCCCCGGGCGCACGGCTCAGCCCTTTTTACCCGCGGTGAAACACAGGCCCTGGTTATTTGCACACTGGGCAGTGAGCGCGATGAACAGCATCTGGAGGGACTTGGAGGCGACGTGTTTCGCCGGTTTATGCTCCACTACAACTTTCCGCCCTTCTGCGTTGGAGAGGTTCGTCCTTTACGTGGTCCAAGCCGCCGGGATATTGGTCACGGTACGCTGGCTCGTCGCGGTGTTGAAGCGGTCTTGCCGGCAAACGACGCTTTTCCGTATACGTTGAGAGTGGTTTCAGAGGTGTTGGAGTCGAATGGATCCTCTTCCATGGCAACAGTGTGTGGTTCCAGTCTGGCACTGATGGATGCAGGGGTGCCGGTTCGGACACCCGTTTCAGGGGTGGCCATGGGTTTGATCAAAGAGGGCGACCAGGTGGTGGTCCTGACCGACATTATCGGCGACGAAGATCATCTCGGGGATATGGATTTTAAGGTGGTCGGCACCTCTGACGGGATTACCGGTCTGCAGATGGACATCAAAATCGATGGTGTTGACCGGCAGATCATGTCTCAGGCGCTGACTCAAGCTAAAAATGGTCGAATACACATTTTAGAGAAGATGGAAGAGGCCCTGAGCTCACCTCGTGCCACGGTTTCCGAACATGCTCCGAAGTATATCACCATGAAGATAGATCCGGACAAGATCCGGGATATCATCGGCCCCGGTGGGAAGATCATCCGCGAGATGACAGCTGAGTTCGACTCTAAGATTGATGTTGAAGACGATGGGACGGTGAAAATTTTCAGCAATAATGTTGAGACCGCCAATGCCTTGGTTAAGCGGATTCAACAGATCACTGCAGTGCCTGAGGTCGGTAAGATCTATGAGGGCGAAGTCAGAACCATTAAGGAATTTGGTGCCTTTGTCCAGATTCTTCCTGGAACCGATGGTATGGTGCATATCTCAGAGCTGGCGAACGAGCGGGTTAAAAATGTGACCGATGTTGTTAAGGAAGGCGATATTATTAAGGTCAAGGTCCTTGAGATTGATAATCGAGGCCGAATCAGGTTGAGTCGTAAGGCTGTACTTGCAGAAGATAATGAATAA
- the xerD gene encoding site-specific tyrosine recombinase XerD has product MKAASQFSQYLSLFVQYLTIQRRLSKNTVAAYSADIQSFFNFLLDTTPSPLYLSDIQTDQIIRYFQHCHQQRTSTRSNARRLATLRTFFRFLKDQAVITIDPTTAIDSPKIGHSLPKMLSITEVDALLRLPEKHPPMVLRNYAMLHLLYASGLRVSELVNLSLNSCNLSSGHVRILGKGNKERIVPFSATAGKMISDYLEYGRPVLLKGKPNAILFCSNRGTAMSRNRFWQIIRETAIQAGISKAISPHMLRHSFATHLLAGGADLRSLQMMLGHTDIATTQIYTHVDSDRLKEIHRRYHPRG; this is encoded by the coding sequence TTGAAGGCCGCCTCTCAGTTCAGTCAGTACCTGTCGCTTTTTGTACAATATCTGACCATACAGCGTCGATTGTCCAAAAATACGGTGGCTGCTTACAGCGCCGATATTCAATCTTTCTTCAACTTCCTTCTTGATACGACTCCTTCCCCGCTGTATCTGAGCGATATACAGACTGATCAGATTATCCGGTATTTTCAACACTGCCATCAACAGCGCACCAGTACACGATCAAATGCCCGAAGGCTTGCAACGCTGCGTACCTTTTTCCGCTTTCTGAAGGATCAGGCAGTGATCACAATTGATCCTACCACTGCAATCGACTCCCCGAAAATTGGGCACAGTCTGCCGAAAATGCTCAGTATAACCGAGGTTGACGCCCTGCTGCGCCTACCTGAGAAGCACCCCCCCATGGTCCTTCGGAACTATGCCATGCTGCACCTGTTGTATGCTTCAGGGTTACGGGTATCCGAACTGGTTAACCTCTCGCTCAACAGCTGCAACCTGAGCAGTGGCCATGTACGTATCCTCGGCAAAGGGAACAAGGAACGAATCGTCCCGTTTTCCGCCACAGCCGGAAAAATGATCAGCGACTACCTTGAGTATGGACGACCAGTGCTCCTGAAGGGGAAACCCAACGCCATACTGTTTTGTTCTAATCGTGGTACGGCAATGAGCAGAAACCGTTTCTGGCAGATCATTCGGGAGACCGCCATACAAGCAGGCATCAGCAAAGCAATCAGTCCGCATATGCTCCGCCACTCCTTTGCCACGCACCTTCTGGCCGGTGGCGCAGACCTGCGGTCCCTGCAGATGATGCTCGGGCACACCGACATTGCCACCACACAGATCTACACCCATGTCGACAGTGACCGTCTCAAGGAAATCCACCGGCGATACCATCCGCGCGGCTAA